In uncultured Desulfobacter sp., one DNA window encodes the following:
- a CDS encoding flagellar basal body-associated FliL family protein, whose product MNDQIILGGIVADDLLEKLEDDELIESMNDEDGDSEEKPVKTGFIGKLLSGKKKLIIILLLALFLLIGIGAGAFLLLSGGKEEETQEQATEEDVVTEESIQAALEDQNKAIFEDIVQLEPFEQIFLKQDSTMHYISLGIALEMIEPEFRRQVYTMEPRIRKIIETQMRQMRWMELRTPQGKIKLKVALLNRINQIFPKVAIRHIYFTKFIMQ is encoded by the coding sequence ATGAACGACCAGATTATTTTGGGAGGAATTGTGGCTGACGATCTGCTGGAAAAACTTGAAGACGATGAACTGATTGAATCTATGAACGATGAAGACGGGGATTCAGAGGAAAAACCTGTCAAAACTGGATTTATCGGCAAACTGCTGTCAGGAAAAAAAAAGCTGATCATTATTCTACTTTTGGCGTTATTTTTATTGATCGGGATTGGAGCAGGCGCATTCCTTCTCCTGTCCGGCGGCAAGGAAGAAGAGACTCAGGAACAAGCGACAGAAGAAGATGTCGTGACGGAAGAAAGCATTCAGGCGGCCTTGGAAGACCAGAACAAAGCAATATTTGAAGATATTGTACAGCTCGAACCCTTTGAACAGATTTTTTTAAAACAAGATTCAACAATGCATTACATATCTCTGGGTATTGCCCTTGAAATGATCGAGCCGGAATTTCGAAGACAGGTGTATACCATGGAGCCCAGGATCAGAAAAATAATTGAAACCCAGATGCGACAAATGAGATGGATGGAACTGCGAACACCCCAGGGCAAAATTAAACTGAAAGTCGCACTGCTTAACCGAATAAATCAAATTTTCCCCAAAGTTGCGATAAGGCATATTTATTTTACTAAATTCATAATGCAGTGA
- the fliM gene encoding flagellar motor switch protein FliM, producing MSEILSQDEVDSLLDGLDSGEVETETDIPDIVEEPVEGVVAYDFTSQDKVVRARMPTFDVINERLSREVRATLSSLLQTNVDVSANPFDTLKFSEFVRSLPVPTSLHVFRMEPLRGHGLVVFESQLVYNLIDTFFGGEALGKARVEGREFTRIEEVMIKKAVVAVLKNIEASWAPIEPVKASLIRSEMNPQFTAIVLPTDLVIVTRFEIELEQAAGNLVVCYPYSMIEPMRNKLSSGVQAEIEEIDYNWRRMIEEVILNSQVDLRILLGKTEITGERLLYMQPGDVIQLDNDASDPLSCFVGGLVKLKGFIGVQRGFQAFKINEKIVTDCEGKHG from the coding sequence ATGAGTGAAATACTATCCCAGGACGAAGTTGACAGTCTATTAGACGGACTGGATTCCGGAGAAGTAGAAACCGAAACCGATATTCCGGATATTGTTGAGGAGCCCGTTGAAGGGGTCGTTGCCTATGATTTTACCAGCCAGGACAAGGTGGTCAGGGCAAGGATGCCCACGTTTGACGTGATCAACGAACGCCTGTCCAGGGAAGTTCGGGCCACATTGTCTTCACTGCTTCAGACCAATGTGGATGTGTCTGCCAACCCATTTGACACCCTGAAATTCTCTGAATTTGTCCGCAGCCTTCCGGTACCCACAAGTCTTCACGTATTCAGGATGGAGCCGTTAAGGGGACATGGCCTCGTGGTGTTTGAAAGCCAGCTGGTCTATAACCTAATTGACACTTTTTTTGGCGGGGAAGCCTTGGGAAAAGCAAGGGTGGAGGGCCGTGAATTTACCCGCATTGAAGAGGTGATGATTAAAAAGGCCGTGGTGGCTGTTCTGAAAAATATTGAAGCATCCTGGGCCCCCATAGAGCCGGTAAAAGCATCCCTGATCCGGTCGGAAATGAATCCCCAGTTCACGGCGATCGTACTGCCCACAGACCTTGTCATTGTCACCCGGTTTGAAATCGAACTGGAGCAGGCAGCAGGCAATCTTGTGGTCTGCTATCCCTATTCCATGATCGAACCCATGCGAAATAAGCTGTCATCCGGGGTCCAGGCCGAAATTGAAGAGATCGATTATAACTGGCGGCGGATGATTGAAGAGGTCATTCTTAACTCCCAGGTCGATTTAAGAATTCTTCTGGGCAAGACTGAGATCACCGGTGAACGGTTGTTATATATGCAGCCCGGGGATGTCATCCAACTGGATAACGACGCATCGGATCCCTTGTCCTGTTTTGTGGGAGGGCTTGTAAAACTAAAAGGTTTCATTGGGGTCCAGCGGGGATTTCAGGCATTTAAAATCAACGAAAAAATTGTAACCGACTGTGAGGGCAAACATGGTTGA
- the fliN gene encoding flagellar motor switch protein FliN: MVDENSTTDEEILDEESEQSEERGARELDFILDIPLELSVELGKTKMLVNDLLQLAQGSIIELNKLAGEPLEVYINRKLIARGEVVVVNEKFGVRLTDVITPIDRVKSLAAEDQ; encoded by the coding sequence ATGGTTGATGAAAACAGCACCACAGATGAAGAAATTCTGGATGAAGAATCCGAACAAAGCGAGGAGCGTGGCGCAAGGGAACTGGATTTTATCCTGGATATCCCTTTAGAGCTTTCCGTGGAACTGGGCAAAACCAAGATGCTGGTCAACGATCTTCTGCAACTGGCCCAGGGGTCCATTATTGAATTAAACAAACTGGCCGGTGAACCCCTGGAGGTTTATATCAACCGTAAGCTCATTGCCCGAGGAGAAGTTGTGGTGGTCAATGAAAAATTTGGCGTTCGTCTCACCGACGTCATCACGCCCATTGACCGCGTTAAATCCCTGGCCGCGGAAGATCAATGA
- the fliO gene encoding flagellar biosynthetic protein FliO, whose amino-acid sequence MSPHTNMWVEFGKSFGMLFAVLAFFLIALYLVRRFSGRFGNKGSMALIKILSVHHLSPKEKLVLVAVQEESILIGISPAGISSLARFDKLPEPLPASEPVETAKGFQNLLKKSLMKGNDGQKMPVGSNSSDSGKGERS is encoded by the coding sequence ATGAGTCCCCATACGAATATGTGGGTGGAGTTTGGCAAAAGCTTCGGTATGCTGTTTGCCGTTCTGGCTTTTTTTCTGATCGCCCTTTATCTCGTTCGCAGATTCTCGGGCCGCTTCGGAAACAAAGGTTCCATGGCACTGATAAAGATATTATCCGTTCATCATTTATCCCCCAAAGAAAAACTCGTGCTGGTCGCTGTCCAGGAGGAATCGATTCTCATCGGGATTTCACCGGCCGGGATTTCGTCTTTAGCCCGCTTTGACAAGCTGCCGGAGCCATTGCCTGCATCTGAACCCGTTGAAACAGCCAAAGGATTTCAGAATCTGCTCAAAAAAAGCCTGATGAAAGGCAACGATGGGCAAAAGATGCCCGTGGGAAGTAATTCTTCTGATTCCGGTAAAGGAGAACGATCATGA